The Salvelinus alpinus chromosome 28, SLU_Salpinus.1, whole genome shotgun sequence genome includes a window with the following:
- the LOC139556984 gene encoding TBC1 domain family member 25-like isoform X3: MGPVMEDWDIISPKDVIGSDQLPGDRRSLAAAALPFTQSLLSQMMGRTLSRVQQALSWSYGEEVKPFKPPLSDAEFHSYLNGQGQLSRPEELRLRIYHGGVEPSLRKVVWRYLLNVYPDGLTGQERMDYMKSKTREYDQLKGEWSARASPEDLEFIRGNVLKDVLRTDRAHPYYAGSEDSPHLTALTDLLTTFAITHPQVSYCQGMSDIASPILAVMDNEAHAFICFCGIMKRLEGNFRPDGHFMSVKFQHLKLLLQYSDPEFYCYLVSRGADDLFFCYRWLLLELKREFAFDDALRMLEVTWSSLPPDPPETEVELLGPPLETDQTIVTCESGVEKRPAVTGDAGNEGELKEKQRRRHMLRPSRVEADGGRKIKMEEGEGEDRGARRAGEGNFDMPYVGKEKAHNNVPVPSFEKQTSFGEFKYYSARNKDSFDFEQRDPPVGPVEMEAASHPWERAPLIKDINKSSCPDTEERSSPNGQIASPVSSFPPGLPDWKNVSSLSPGSTPSPSSWRGASPDTPSPKFTSPILPNGRMAVPNGTGANSPATPTGRSLVSSPLLSRALLSSPILSFGRALPSLPVGPVNKSFSSNLQSPCSRALSTAPHTPNSTKPENTTIKPCSLPPPQEFGKGNPFMLFLCLSILLEHRDHIIKNGFDYNELAMHFDRLVRRHNLGRVLQRAKALFADYLQSEVWDSEEGDEVSSDSPTTVTAALYSPPPSATRLLFTPLSSPQPSSPNSTYNLADTIPSPSPVSLSPSS, encoded by the exons ATGG GTCCCGTTATGGAAGACTGGGACATAATAAGCCCCAAAGACGTGATTGGTTCTGACCAGCTTCCTGGGGATAGGAGGTCTTTGGCTGCTGCCGCCCTTCCCTTCACCCAGTCCCTGCTCTCCCAG aTGATGGGTCGAACGCTGTCTAGAGTACAGCAGGCCTTGAGCTGGTCGTATGGGGAGGAGGTGAAGCCTTTCAAGCCCCCTCTGAGCGATGCCGAGTTCCACAGTTACCTCAACGGCCAGGGCCAGCTGTCCCGGCCAGAGGAACTGAGGCTACGTATCTATCATGGTGGGGTGGAGCCCTCTCTACGCAAG GTTGTCTGGCGATACCTCCTGAACGTGTACCCCGATGGGCTGACCGGTCAGGAGAGAATGGACTACATGAAGAGCAAGACTAGGGAGTATGACCAACTGAAGGGGGAGTGGTCAGCGAGGGCCAGTCCAGAGGACCTGGAGTTCATCAGGGGCAACGTACTGAAGGACGTCCTGAGGACCGACCGGGCCCATCCCTATTACGCCGGCTCCGAGGACAGCCCCCACCTCACCGCTCTCACCGACCTGCTCACCACCTTTGCCATTACACATCCACAG GTGTCGTACTGCCAAGGCATGAGTGATATTGCTTCGCCGATACTTGCCGTCATGGACAATGAGGCACATGCATTCATCTGTTTCTGTGGCATCATGAAACGCCTAGAGGGCAACTTCCGTCCAGATGGCCATTTCATGTCCGTCAAGTTCCAGCATCTGAAGCTGCTTCTGCAGTACTCAGACCCCGAGTTCTACTGTTATTTGGTGTCCCGTGGAGCTGATGACCTGTTCTTCTGTTACCGCTGGCTGCTCTTGGAACTCAAACGGGAGTTTGCCTTCGACGATGCCCTGAGGATGCTGGAGGTCACCTGGAGCTCCCTGCCCCCTGACCCTCCCGAAACAGAAGTGGAGCTTCTTGGGCCACCGCTAGAAACAGACCAAACCATAGTGACATGTGAGAGTGGTGTTGAAAAGAGGCCCGCCGTTACAGGGGATGCTGGAAATGAAGGGGAGCTGAAAGAGAAGCAGCGGAGACGACACATGTTGAGGCCCTCAAGAGTGGAGGCAGATGGGGGGAGAAAGATCAaaatggaggaaggagagggggaggacagaggagccagaAGAGCGGGTGAGGGGAATTTTGACATGCCTTACGTGGGAAAGGAGAAAGCTCACAACAACGTGCCTGTTCCTTCCTTCGAGAAGCAGACCAGCTTTGGCGAGTTCAAATACTACAGTGCACGGAACAAAGACAGCTTTGATTTCGAGCAGAGAGACCCACCAGTGGGTCCTGTTGAGATGGAAGCCGCCTCACACCCATGGGAGAGAGCGCCTCTTATAAAGGACATTAATAAGTCTTCCTGCCCAgatacagaggagaggagctccCCAAATGGACAAATAGCCTCTCCGGTCTCCTCGTTTCCTCCTGGTCTGCCAGACTGGAAAAatgtttcctctctgtctccaggctCCACTCCCTCCCCCTCAAGTTGGAGAGGTGCCTCCCCGGACACCCCGTCACCAAAGTTCACCTCTCCCATTTTACCCAACGGAAGGATGGCGGTGCCGAATGGAACCGGAGCCAACTCACCCGCTACCCCCACAGGGAGGTCCTTAGTTTCCTCTCCGCTGTTGTCTCGAGCGTTGCTCTCCTCGCCAATTTTGTCCTTTGGGAGAGCTCTTCCTTCGCTACCCGTCGGACCGGTGAACAAGTCCTTTTCTAGTAACCTTCAATCTCCTTGCAGCAGAGCTTTAAGCACTGCGCCCCACACTCCAAATTCAACCAAACCAGAGAATACCACCATCAAACCTTGTTCCCTGCCACCTCCTCAAGAGTTTGGCAAAGGAAATCCTTTCATGTTGTTCCTGTGCCTGTCGATCCTGCTGGAGCATCGAGACCACATTATAAAGAACGGCTTTGATTACAACGAGCTGGCTATGCACTTTGACCGCCTTGTTCGTAGACACAATCTGGGCAGGGTGCTGCAGCGCGCCAAGGCATTGTTTGCAGACTACCTGCAGAGTGAGGTATGGGACTCAGAGGAAGGGGATGAGGTCAGCTCGGATTCACCCACCACAGTCACTGCTGCTCTGTATTCCCCGCCCCCCTCTGCCACCAGGCTTCTTTTTACCCCTTTGTCATCCCCACAACCATCCTCCCCAAACTCCACCTATAACCTGGCAGACACCATACCTTCCCCGtcacctgtctccctctcaccatCCTCTTGA
- the LOC139556984 gene encoding TBC1 domain family member 25-like isoform X2: MKREKHLMLPKSTEKLWLVLQDVGEPTCRVPSKNCVKRNFGISYLSQDRGGVEVYLSLLSDFDLESAFVSAAKPYLQLKMDINLSEDSPVMEDWDIISPKDVIGSDQLPGDRRSLAAAALPFTQSLLSQMMGRTLSRVQQALSWSYGEEVKPFKPPLSDAEFHSYLNGQGQLSRPEELRLRIYHGGVEPSLRKVVWRYLLNVYPDGLTGQERMDYMKSKTREYDQLKGEWSARASPEDLEFIRGNVLKDVLRTDRAHPYYAGSEDSPHLTALTDLLTTFAITHPQVSYCQGMSDIASPILAVMDNEAHAFICFCGIMKRLEGNFRPDGHFMSVKFQHLKLLLQYSDPEFYCYLVSRGADDLFFCYRWLLLELKREFAFDDALRMLEVTWSSLPPDPPETEVELLGPPLETDQTIVTCESGVEKRPAVTGDAGNEGELKEKQRRRHMLRPSRVEADGGRKIKMEEGEGEDRGARRAGEGNFDMPYVGKEKAHNNVPVPSFEKQTSFGEFKYYSARNKDSFDFEQRDPPVGPVEMEAASHPWERAPLIKDINKSSCPDTEERSSPNGQIASPVSSFPPGLPDWKNVSSLSPGSTPSPSSWRGASPDTPSPKFTSPILPNGRMAVPNGTGANSPATPTGRSLVSSPLLSRALLSSPILSFGRALPSLPVGPVNKSFSSNLQSPCSRALSTAPHTPNSTKPENTTIKPCSLPPPQEFGKGNPFMLFLCLSILLEHRDHIIKNGFDYNELAMHFDRLVRRHNLGRVLQRAKALFADYLQSEVWDSEEGDEVSSDSPTTVTAALYSPPPSATRLLFTPLSSPQPSSPNSTYNLADTIPSPSPVSLSPSS, encoded by the exons ATGAAGAGAGAGAAGCACCTGATGCTGCCTAAATCCACAGAAAAACTGTGGTTAGTTCTCCAAGATGTGGGCGAACCTACCTGCCGAGTTCCTTCCAAAAACTGTGT CAAACGCAACTTTGGGATAAGTTACCTGTCCCAGGACCGTGGAGGTGTGGAAGTGTATCTATCTCTCCTTTCTGACTTTGATTTAGAATCTGCTTTTGTCAGTGCAGCTAAACCTTATCTACAGCTCAAGATGGACATTAATCTCTCTGAAGACA GTCCCGTTATGGAAGACTGGGACATAATAAGCCCCAAAGACGTGATTGGTTCTGACCAGCTTCCTGGGGATAGGAGGTCTTTGGCTGCTGCCGCCCTTCCCTTCACCCAGTCCCTGCTCTCCCAG aTGATGGGTCGAACGCTGTCTAGAGTACAGCAGGCCTTGAGCTGGTCGTATGGGGAGGAGGTGAAGCCTTTCAAGCCCCCTCTGAGCGATGCCGAGTTCCACAGTTACCTCAACGGCCAGGGCCAGCTGTCCCGGCCAGAGGAACTGAGGCTACGTATCTATCATGGTGGGGTGGAGCCCTCTCTACGCAAG GTTGTCTGGCGATACCTCCTGAACGTGTACCCCGATGGGCTGACCGGTCAGGAGAGAATGGACTACATGAAGAGCAAGACTAGGGAGTATGACCAACTGAAGGGGGAGTGGTCAGCGAGGGCCAGTCCAGAGGACCTGGAGTTCATCAGGGGCAACGTACTGAAGGACGTCCTGAGGACCGACCGGGCCCATCCCTATTACGCCGGCTCCGAGGACAGCCCCCACCTCACCGCTCTCACCGACCTGCTCACCACCTTTGCCATTACACATCCACAG GTGTCGTACTGCCAAGGCATGAGTGATATTGCTTCGCCGATACTTGCCGTCATGGACAATGAGGCACATGCATTCATCTGTTTCTGTGGCATCATGAAACGCCTAGAGGGCAACTTCCGTCCAGATGGCCATTTCATGTCCGTCAAGTTCCAGCATCTGAAGCTGCTTCTGCAGTACTCAGACCCCGAGTTCTACTGTTATTTGGTGTCCCGTGGAGCTGATGACCTGTTCTTCTGTTACCGCTGGCTGCTCTTGGAACTCAAACGGGAGTTTGCCTTCGACGATGCCCTGAGGATGCTGGAGGTCACCTGGAGCTCCCTGCCCCCTGACCCTCCCGAAACAGAAGTGGAGCTTCTTGGGCCACCGCTAGAAACAGACCAAACCATAGTGACATGTGAGAGTGGTGTTGAAAAGAGGCCCGCCGTTACAGGGGATGCTGGAAATGAAGGGGAGCTGAAAGAGAAGCAGCGGAGACGACACATGTTGAGGCCCTCAAGAGTGGAGGCAGATGGGGGGAGAAAGATCAaaatggaggaaggagagggggaggacagaggagccagaAGAGCGGGTGAGGGGAATTTTGACATGCCTTACGTGGGAAAGGAGAAAGCTCACAACAACGTGCCTGTTCCTTCCTTCGAGAAGCAGACCAGCTTTGGCGAGTTCAAATACTACAGTGCACGGAACAAAGACAGCTTTGATTTCGAGCAGAGAGACCCACCAGTGGGTCCTGTTGAGATGGAAGCCGCCTCACACCCATGGGAGAGAGCGCCTCTTATAAAGGACATTAATAAGTCTTCCTGCCCAgatacagaggagaggagctccCCAAATGGACAAATAGCCTCTCCGGTCTCCTCGTTTCCTCCTGGTCTGCCAGACTGGAAAAatgtttcctctctgtctccaggctCCACTCCCTCCCCCTCAAGTTGGAGAGGTGCCTCCCCGGACACCCCGTCACCAAAGTTCACCTCTCCCATTTTACCCAACGGAAGGATGGCGGTGCCGAATGGAACCGGAGCCAACTCACCCGCTACCCCCACAGGGAGGTCCTTAGTTTCCTCTCCGCTGTTGTCTCGAGCGTTGCTCTCCTCGCCAATTTTGTCCTTTGGGAGAGCTCTTCCTTCGCTACCCGTCGGACCGGTGAACAAGTCCTTTTCTAGTAACCTTCAATCTCCTTGCAGCAGAGCTTTAAGCACTGCGCCCCACACTCCAAATTCAACCAAACCAGAGAATACCACCATCAAACCTTGTTCCCTGCCACCTCCTCAAGAGTTTGGCAAAGGAAATCCTTTCATGTTGTTCCTGTGCCTGTCGATCCTGCTGGAGCATCGAGACCACATTATAAAGAACGGCTTTGATTACAACGAGCTGGCTATGCACTTTGACCGCCTTGTTCGTAGACACAATCTGGGCAGGGTGCTGCAGCGCGCCAAGGCATTGTTTGCAGACTACCTGCAGAGTGAGGTATGGGACTCAGAGGAAGGGGATGAGGTCAGCTCGGATTCACCCACCACAGTCACTGCTGCTCTGTATTCCCCGCCCCCCTCTGCCACCAGGCTTCTTTTTACCCCTTTGTCATCCCCACAACCATCCTCCCCAAACTCCACCTATAACCTGGCAGACACCATACCTTCCCCGtcacctgtctccctctcaccatCCTCTTGA
- the LOC139556984 gene encoding TBC1 domain family member 25-like isoform X1 codes for MTTEEERGVVRVKVKKWEGMLPVELRSFAVDPQITSLEVLQHILIRAFELNGKRNFGISYLSQDRGGVEVYLSLLSDFDLESAFVSAAKPYLQLKMDINLSEDSPVMEDWDIISPKDVIGSDQLPGDRRSLAAAALPFTQSLLSQMMGRTLSRVQQALSWSYGEEVKPFKPPLSDAEFHSYLNGQGQLSRPEELRLRIYHGGVEPSLRKVVWRYLLNVYPDGLTGQERMDYMKSKTREYDQLKGEWSARASPEDLEFIRGNVLKDVLRTDRAHPYYAGSEDSPHLTALTDLLTTFAITHPQVSYCQGMSDIASPILAVMDNEAHAFICFCGIMKRLEGNFRPDGHFMSVKFQHLKLLLQYSDPEFYCYLVSRGADDLFFCYRWLLLELKREFAFDDALRMLEVTWSSLPPDPPETEVELLGPPLETDQTIVTCESGVEKRPAVTGDAGNEGELKEKQRRRHMLRPSRVEADGGRKIKMEEGEGEDRGARRAGEGNFDMPYVGKEKAHNNVPVPSFEKQTSFGEFKYYSARNKDSFDFEQRDPPVGPVEMEAASHPWERAPLIKDINKSSCPDTEERSSPNGQIASPVSSFPPGLPDWKNVSSLSPGSTPSPSSWRGASPDTPSPKFTSPILPNGRMAVPNGTGANSPATPTGRSLVSSPLLSRALLSSPILSFGRALPSLPVGPVNKSFSSNLQSPCSRALSTAPHTPNSTKPENTTIKPCSLPPPQEFGKGNPFMLFLCLSILLEHRDHIIKNGFDYNELAMHFDRLVRRHNLGRVLQRAKALFADYLQSEVWDSEEGDEVSSDSPTTVTAALYSPPPSATRLLFTPLSSPQPSSPNSTYNLADTIPSPSPVSLSPSS; via the exons AAGTGGGAGGGGATGCTGCCAGTGGAGCTCCGCTCGTTTGCTGTGGATCCTCAGATAACATCACTAGAGGTGCTACAGCACATCCTCATCCGAGCCTTTGAGTTAAATGG CAAACGCAACTTTGGGATAAGTTACCTGTCCCAGGACCGTGGAGGTGTGGAAGTGTATCTATCTCTCCTTTCTGACTTTGATTTAGAATCTGCTTTTGTCAGTGCAGCTAAACCTTATCTACAGCTCAAGATGGACATTAATCTCTCTGAAGACA GTCCCGTTATGGAAGACTGGGACATAATAAGCCCCAAAGACGTGATTGGTTCTGACCAGCTTCCTGGGGATAGGAGGTCTTTGGCTGCTGCCGCCCTTCCCTTCACCCAGTCCCTGCTCTCCCAG aTGATGGGTCGAACGCTGTCTAGAGTACAGCAGGCCTTGAGCTGGTCGTATGGGGAGGAGGTGAAGCCTTTCAAGCCCCCTCTGAGCGATGCCGAGTTCCACAGTTACCTCAACGGCCAGGGCCAGCTGTCCCGGCCAGAGGAACTGAGGCTACGTATCTATCATGGTGGGGTGGAGCCCTCTCTACGCAAG GTTGTCTGGCGATACCTCCTGAACGTGTACCCCGATGGGCTGACCGGTCAGGAGAGAATGGACTACATGAAGAGCAAGACTAGGGAGTATGACCAACTGAAGGGGGAGTGGTCAGCGAGGGCCAGTCCAGAGGACCTGGAGTTCATCAGGGGCAACGTACTGAAGGACGTCCTGAGGACCGACCGGGCCCATCCCTATTACGCCGGCTCCGAGGACAGCCCCCACCTCACCGCTCTCACCGACCTGCTCACCACCTTTGCCATTACACATCCACAG GTGTCGTACTGCCAAGGCATGAGTGATATTGCTTCGCCGATACTTGCCGTCATGGACAATGAGGCACATGCATTCATCTGTTTCTGTGGCATCATGAAACGCCTAGAGGGCAACTTCCGTCCAGATGGCCATTTCATGTCCGTCAAGTTCCAGCATCTGAAGCTGCTTCTGCAGTACTCAGACCCCGAGTTCTACTGTTATTTGGTGTCCCGTGGAGCTGATGACCTGTTCTTCTGTTACCGCTGGCTGCTCTTGGAACTCAAACGGGAGTTTGCCTTCGACGATGCCCTGAGGATGCTGGAGGTCACCTGGAGCTCCCTGCCCCCTGACCCTCCCGAAACAGAAGTGGAGCTTCTTGGGCCACCGCTAGAAACAGACCAAACCATAGTGACATGTGAGAGTGGTGTTGAAAAGAGGCCCGCCGTTACAGGGGATGCTGGAAATGAAGGGGAGCTGAAAGAGAAGCAGCGGAGACGACACATGTTGAGGCCCTCAAGAGTGGAGGCAGATGGGGGGAGAAAGATCAaaatggaggaaggagagggggaggacagaggagccagaAGAGCGGGTGAGGGGAATTTTGACATGCCTTACGTGGGAAAGGAGAAAGCTCACAACAACGTGCCTGTTCCTTCCTTCGAGAAGCAGACCAGCTTTGGCGAGTTCAAATACTACAGTGCACGGAACAAAGACAGCTTTGATTTCGAGCAGAGAGACCCACCAGTGGGTCCTGTTGAGATGGAAGCCGCCTCACACCCATGGGAGAGAGCGCCTCTTATAAAGGACATTAATAAGTCTTCCTGCCCAgatacagaggagaggagctccCCAAATGGACAAATAGCCTCTCCGGTCTCCTCGTTTCCTCCTGGTCTGCCAGACTGGAAAAatgtttcctctctgtctccaggctCCACTCCCTCCCCCTCAAGTTGGAGAGGTGCCTCCCCGGACACCCCGTCACCAAAGTTCACCTCTCCCATTTTACCCAACGGAAGGATGGCGGTGCCGAATGGAACCGGAGCCAACTCACCCGCTACCCCCACAGGGAGGTCCTTAGTTTCCTCTCCGCTGTTGTCTCGAGCGTTGCTCTCCTCGCCAATTTTGTCCTTTGGGAGAGCTCTTCCTTCGCTACCCGTCGGACCGGTGAACAAGTCCTTTTCTAGTAACCTTCAATCTCCTTGCAGCAGAGCTTTAAGCACTGCGCCCCACACTCCAAATTCAACCAAACCAGAGAATACCACCATCAAACCTTGTTCCCTGCCACCTCCTCAAGAGTTTGGCAAAGGAAATCCTTTCATGTTGTTCCTGTGCCTGTCGATCCTGCTGGAGCATCGAGACCACATTATAAAGAACGGCTTTGATTACAACGAGCTGGCTATGCACTTTGACCGCCTTGTTCGTAGACACAATCTGGGCAGGGTGCTGCAGCGCGCCAAGGCATTGTTTGCAGACTACCTGCAGAGTGAGGTATGGGACTCAGAGGAAGGGGATGAGGTCAGCTCGGATTCACCCACCACAGTCACTGCTGCTCTGTATTCCCCGCCCCCCTCTGCCACCAGGCTTCTTTTTACCCCTTTGTCATCCCCACAACCATCCTCCCCAAACTCCACCTATAACCTGGCAGACACCATACCTTCCCCGtcacctgtctccctctcaccatCCTCTTGA